CCGTGAGGCGCTGATCAGGCGCTGGCCCATGGAACCGGTCTCACGCTGGCTAGATCGCTTGCGCACACTGTCCGACGCAGTGCGCGAGCAGATGACATTGGTACTGTAAAACGTGGGGATACCTAAGAACCCGACCCATTGCTTCCATTGCATTGCCGCACTCCTTCGACATGAGTGACTGTTGTACCAGTGCGTGGGCGAAAACGAAATGTTCGGCACTGACCAGCGCTGCGCTGTTGCGAGCGGCGGGCAGTCCGTAGCGCTCGCATCACGGCGCACGAACGCGCCTACCGATCCCGCGAGTGCCCCGCCATGCGGCTTCGTAGCCGTGCACCCATCACCGCTACGCCAGCCGCCGCGATTCTGCATACGGCGGCGTGTCCGGGTAATCGTCTTCGCGCAGGCGCGCCTGTAGATCTCGCCACCATTGTGGGTCGAATAGCTCCGGGTGAATGTGCTTGACCGCTTCCAGCTGCGAGGCGGGCAGGCCCATGAACAAGGCAAACCGTTCGGGAAACACATCGCGCGGGCCGACATGGAACCATGGTTCGGCCGCCATCTGCTCTTCGTAGGTGGTGGGTGTGGGCCAGTCGCGGAAGCTGCATTCGGTGATCAGGCACAGTTCGTCGTAGTCGTAGAACACCGCACGCTGGTGGCGGGTGATGCCGAAGTTCTTCAGCAGCATGTCGCCGGGAAAGATGTTGTTGCGCGCCATGTCCTTGATGGCCTGGCCATAGTCCAGCGCCGCCGCATGCGCGGCCTCGGGCAATTGCTCGCGCAGGTACAGGTTGAGCGGGCGCAGGCGCCGTTGCACGTAGCACAGCGCGATCAGCACATCGTCGCCGTCTTCGCCCAGGCTCGTTGCGCAGCTGGTCTGCAGTTCCTGCAGCAGCGCCGGCGAGAAGCGCGATTTGGGAAAGCGCAGGTAGCGATACGGCTGCGCGTCGAGCAGGCGGCCGATGCGGTCGAGCTGGAAGACCAACTCGTATTTGCCCTCCACCTGCGCACGGCTCATGGTCTTGGGATAGGCGAAGCGGTCGCGGATGAGCTTGAACACCAGCGGATAACTGGGCAGCGTGAATACCACCATGACCATGCCGGGCGTGCCATCGGCATGCACCAGCTGCTCGGACGGCTGCGCCTGGAAATGGCTGAAAAACGTCCGATAGCGTTCGGTCTTGCCCTGCTTGGCGCGGCCCAGCATGGTGTACAACTCGTCCACCGGCTTGTGGGTCAACAGGCTGCGCAGGAACACCACCGCATCGCCGACCGTCGACAGGTCGGCTTGAAAATAACTGCGCGAGTTACTGAACAGTTGGGCGACATCACTGCGCTTGGTCAGCACCGCTTCGGCACGCAGACCGGCATCGTCATTGACCAGGGCGATGACGCATGGCGAGAAGCGATGCTCACCGAACACACGGCCGACCAGATAGGCGCGACGTTCGCGATAGAACACGGTTTCCAGCAATTCCACGCTGCGCACCGGGTGTTCGCCCCAGTGGGCAAGATCGTCGAGCAGGCGGACTGCGATCGCCGCTGCGCACCGCGTGCGATGCGCGTAGGGCACCGCGAAGGCGTAATCGCCCAGCACCCGCACCAGCATGTCGGTCAGCCGACCCGGCGACACCGCATAGGTGTGCCGGGCAACCGGCACGGTGATGGCATCGGTCGGCTCGATATCCAGCGCGATAAATTCGATGCCGGCATCGACCCCGTGGGTGCCGAAGTAACGCCGGGTCAGGGTGTTGTAGAAGGTCTTGTACAACTCCTGATCGATCAGCCCTTCCAGGAGCGTGGCATAGCAATTGCGCGCCCGCATCCACAGCGCGCGGTCGTGCGCCTGGCCCAGCAACACCGCGCGCGCGCAGGCGCAGCATGCATTCGGCGATGTAGTGGTCGTAGAGTGCGATGCGCGCCACGGCGTCGTCGCGAGCGCCGCTCCAGTCGCGTGCCTCGAAGCGTTGCATGGCGCGGGCGGTGATCTCGGAGAACCGCGCGTGGTAATCCTCGAAGGCATCGTAGACGGCATGGGCGATCGCCAATGCGCGGCGCTCGGATTGCGGAGGAAGGGTCGCAGGTTCATGCCGGCAGTGTCCTCGGAGGCTTGCGGCGGCGCGTGGCAGGCGGCGCCGTGGTCGGTGCAGCAGGTGGCGCGGTCGGCGCGTTGGCAGTCTGCTGCGCGTGCGTGATATGTTCGCGCGCCTGCAGCTGCAACCATGCGCGGAATGCGAGAAAACCGGCATGCGCGGCCGAGCGTGGCGGATACACGAGATAGTGCGACCAGCCGGTCTTGAGCCGTTGCGTGGACAGCGCCACCAATTGGCCGGACGCCAGCAACAGGCGTGCGCGCGTTACCCGTCCCAAGGCGACGCCGACACCTTCCAAGGCGGCACGGTGATGCGCCTCCGATTCGTCGAGCACGGCGACATAGCGGCGCGGCGCGGCGCCGCCGAACGCCGCAAACCAGCGCCGCCAGGCGTCGTCCGGATCGCCCAGCAGCGGCCAGTCCTGCAACGGCGGTGCGTCCACGCCGCCCATGCGCGCGATCAGGGCCGGGCTCGCCATCGGAACCAGCCAGTCGTCGAACAGCGGCTCGGCAACGACACCGGGCCAGTGCCCGGCGCCGATGCGCATGGCGCCGTCCACCTGCTGCTGGCGCTCGAAGTCCACCAGCCGTTCGCTGGAAAGCAGATTGATCTCGATGGTGGGATGGTCGGCCAGAAAGCCGCCCAGGCGCGGCACCAGCCAGGTCGATGCCATCGACGGGGTCACGCTCAACGTGAGCGTGTCGTCGCGGCGCGGACCGAATGGTTGAAACGCCTCGGCGATCGCATCCAGATGCGGGGCGATACGATCGAGCAGTTGCTGGCCCTGCGGCGTGGCGGTGACGCCACGCGCATGCCGCTGCAGCAGCGGATAGCCCAACCGTTGCTCGAGTGCGCGCATCTGGTGGCTGAGCGCACTGACGGTGAGATGCATCGTGGCGGCGGCACGCGACAGGTTGCCCAGGCGTACGGCGCTGACGAAGCCTTGCAATGCGTGGAGCGGCGGACGCGACATAGCTGAACCCTTGAATGGAATTCAATACGACCTTGCAAAAGCATCGCTTTTGCCGCCCCTAGCCTGCACCTACTGTGGATTCCACTCAAGTGGAGGCAGGATCGATGCGCATCTTTACCGACTTGCTGTTCCACCACGGGCACATTGCCGACGTGGACCTCGCGCAGCGGCTGACCGAGCCAGACGCTGTGGCGGACCCGGCAGCGCCGCAGGCCCCGGAAGCCCCTCCCGCGCCCGACGCGGAACATATCGACGCGGCGCAACGCGCCCGGTGCGAGCAACGCATGGCGCGCCGCAAGCGCCGCCTGCTGCGCGCCATCACGGCGCTGTCGCCTTTCCGCTGAAACGACAAGGCCCGCCTCTGGCAGAGGCGGGCCTTGATCGGCATGTCGACGCACCAGCCGGGGAGCCGCGACTCAGGCTTTCAACGTGGCGAGGATGTCGTTGAAGGTCTTGCTCGGCCGCATCGCCTCGCTGACCTTGGCCAGGTCCGGGTGGTAGTAACCGCCGATTTCCACCGGCTTGCCCTGCGCTCCATTGAGCTCGGCGACGATCGCTGCTTCGTTCTCGGTCAAGGCCTTGGCCAGCGGTGCGAACTTGGCCTGCAACGCGGTGTCTTCGGTCTGCGCGGCCAGGGCCTGCGCCCAGTACATCGCCAGATAGAAGTGGCTGCCACGGTTGTCGAGCTCGCCGACCTTGCGCGCCGGCGACTTGTTGTTGTCCAGGAACTGGCCGTTGGCCACGTCCAGCGCCTTGGCCAGCACGGTGGCCGAGGCATTGTCGTAACGGTTGCCCAGATGTTCGAGCGAGGCGGCCAGGGCCAGGAATTCACCCAGCGAATCCCAGCGCAGGCAGTTTTCTTCGACGAACTGCTGCACATGCTTGGGGGCCGAGCCACCGGCGCCGGTCTCGAACAGGCCGCCACCGGCCATCAGCGGCACGATGGAGAGCATCTTGGCGCTGGTGCCCAGCTCCATGATTGGGAACAGGTCGGTGAGGTAATCGCGCAGCACGTTGCCGGTGACCGAGATCGTGTCCTGGCCCTTGCGGATGCGCTCCAGCGAGAAGGTGGTCGCTTCCACCGGCGGCAGGATGCGGATATCCAGACCGCTGGTGTCGTGATCCTTCAGATACTGCTCAACCTTGGCGATCACCTGCGCGTCGTGCGCACGCGCCTTGTCCAGCCAGAACACCGCCGGCGTATCGCTCAGGCGCGCGCGCTCCACGGCCAGCTTGACCCAGTCCTGGATCGGCGCGTCCTTGACCTGGCACATGCGCCACAGATCACCGGCCTCCACCGCGTGCTCGAACACCGTCTTGCCGTTGCCGTCGCTGACCTTGACGGTGCCGGCGGCAGGCATCTGGAAGGTCTTGTCGTGCGAGCCGTATTCCTCGGCCTTCTGCGCCATCAGGCCGACATTGGGCACCGAGCCCATGGCGGCCGGGTCGAACGCCCCGTGCGTGCGGCAGTCGTCGATCACCGCTTGATACACGCCAGCATAGCAACGGTCCGGAATCACCGCCTTGGTGTCCTGCAACTTGCCTTGCGCATTCCACATCTGACCGGAGTCGCGAATCATCGCCGGCATCGAGGCGTCCACGATCACGTCGCTGGGCACGTGCAGGTTGGTGATGCCCTTGTCGGAATTGACCATCGCCAGGCCCGGACGTTGCGCGTATTCGGCCTGGATATCGGCCTTGATTTCGGCTTGCTTCGCTTCCGGCAGCGACGTGATACGTGCGTACAGATCGCCGATGCCGTTGTTGGGATCGAAACCAACCGACTTGAGCGCATCGGCATGCTTGCTCAGCGTGTCCTTGTAGAACTCACCAACCACCACGCCGAACAGCACCGGGTCGGACACCTTCATCATGGTGGCCTTGAGGTGCACCGAAAACAGCACGCCCTTCGATTTCGCATCGGCGATCTCTGCGTCGATGAAGCTGGCCAGCGCGCGCTTGCTCAGCACGGCAGCATCGACGATCTCGCCCGTTTTCACCGCCACTTTGTCTTTCAACACGGTGCTGTTGCCACCGGCACCGACGAATTCGATCTTCAGCGTGCCGGCATCGGCGATGGTGGCGGACTGCTCGCTGCCGAAGAAATCGCCGGCATCCATGTGCGCGACATGCGACTTGGAGTCGCTGTTCCACTTGCCCATGCGGTGCGGATGCTTGCGTGCGTAGTTCTTGACCGACAGCGGTGCACGGCGGTCGGAATTGCCTTCGCGCAGCACCGGATTCACCGCACTGCCCTTGACCCTGTCGTAGCGCGCCTTGATGTCTTTTTCGGCGGCGTCCTTGGGCTCGTCCGGATAGGCCGGCAGCGCGTAGCCCTGCCCCTGCAGCTCCTTGATGGCCGCCTTGAGTTGCGGCACCGAGGCGCTGATGTTGGGCAACTTGATGATGTTGGCTTCCGGCGTGGTGGCCAGCTCGCCCAGTTCGGCCAGGTCGTCGGCGATCTTCTGCGTGTCGCTCAGATGCTCGGGAAACAGCGCCAGGATGCGGCCGGCCAGCGAGATATCGCGCGTCTGGACCACGATGCCGGCGGTATCGGTGTAGGCATCGATGATCGGCAGCAGCGACTGCGTGGCGAGGAAGGGAGCTTCGTCGGTGAGCGTGTAGAGGATCTTCGGTGTCTTCGACATGGCGCGGGATAGGACCTCGGAGGAAAGGAGACAGTGGCGACAATACGGGAGGGTACGTTGCCGACTGGATCGCGGGCGGCATCGGGGGAAAACGCCCCCGATGGGTACGGCCCGCGATTGTCGCGTGTCCATCCCGTTCTGGCAAAATTCGGCTCGACCATCCTGCCACTGTGCCATTGGCGCAGATTCGCCCATACCTGCATGACAGCCCGCTTTTCGCCTGCCGATCTCGATCGTTCCTTCCTGCTCGGCATCACCACGCCCAGCTACTATGCGCGCGGCCTGGTCTATGCAGATCAGGAACGCGTCACCTTGCAGACGGTTGAGCCGCTGCGGGTCGACGCTATCGTTAGCGGTAGCGACGACTATGCCGTGGAGCTGGTCTGGCGAAATGGCCGCTTGCGGGGGCAGTGCGACTGCCCGATCGGTCAGCAAGCCGAATTCTGCAAGCACCAGGTGGCCGTTGCCCTCAGCTGGGCACGGACGAGTGCCGACCCCAGCTTCCAAAAACGCACCAAGCGCACGACTGCCGGCGTGCCAGTGGCCGAATCCAGCGACCGTGTCCTGCAGCACTGGTTGTCGACGCAGACCCCACAGGCCTTGCAGGCCTTGATCCTGGAGTTGGCTGACAACGATGCCCAGTTGCGCAAGCGCCTGCTGAGCCAGGCACAACTGGCCGTCGCGCCGTTGCAGCAGTGGCGCAAGGCGATCTCCACCTTGCTTGGCCGCAAGCGATTCATGGACTGGAGCGCCACCATTGCCTATAGCAAGCAGTTGGGGGTGTTGCCATCCTTGCTGGAGCAGGCGCGGCAACGTGACCCGCTGGCGGCGCTGGATCTGCACGAGTACGCGTTCAAACGGCTGCTGGCGATCTACGAAGAGGTCGACGATTCGCGCGGCGATCTGGGCGAGCGCCTGCGTGCGTTGGGACATGCGCACCTGGAGGCCGCGCATGCAGCCGGCACCGATACGCTCGGCGATCGCCTGTTCGAACTGCGCATGCTCGACCAATGGAGCCTGCTGCGCCCCTTGCAGGACTATGCCGCGCTGCTGAGTGCAGCGGACATCGCACGGCTGCAACACGCGGCACTGAAGATCCTGCATGCCCGCGGCGACCGGGCGCGGCGACTGTCGGCCGAGTCGCTGCTCGAAGACACCGCGCGTTGCGGCGCCAGCGTGGATGCCATGCTGGAGTTCTTCGCCCACACCTGTTCCAGCGGCTGGGATCATCTGGAGATGGCGCGCCGCTGTGGCGAACACGGGCGCCAGCGCCAGGCCTTGGAATGGCTGGAGCGCGGCGTCAAGGCCGACCCGCAGGACGGCCGCCTGCTGGCTGCGTTGGCGACAGTCTACGTGCGTGATGGCTTTCCTGAGGATGCGTTGACGTTGCGCTGGAAGGTGTATCTGCTCATGCCCAATGAAGAGACCTACCTGGCTCTGCAAGAGGCGGCATCGCTGCTGGACGCCTGGGAGGCATGGCGCGAACGTGCATTGCAGGCGCTGGACACCAAGGCGGTGCCGCGCTTCATCGATGCGCACGACACCCGCATCAGTCTGCTGCTCGCCGAGGGACAGACCCAGCGTGCGCTGGAACTGGCAGCCGACCAGACGCGCAAGCTCCCACTAGGTACCTGGGAGCGCCTATTGCCGGCGGCCGAGACGCACGACCCGGCCGCCGCGCTGCGGATTTGCCACACCCTGATCGATGCGCACATCGCGCGCACCGATCGCCATGGCTACGTGGCGGCGATCGGGCTGCTTCCCACGCTGCAGCGCCTTTACCAGCAGCAGGGCGCGCAGGGTCACGCTGCATTCGACGCCGAACTTGCCCGCCTGCGCCAGCAATACCGCGTCAAACGCACGTTCATTGAATTACTGCACAAGCGGTTTCCGGAACCCTAGGGAAACTCTGAACAACTCCCCCTGATCCTGCGACAATCGCACAGAGGCACCAGGACGATGACGATGCAACTGACCTTCGGCGACGCGGANCAATACCCCGAAAACATGCCGAAAACGGCAAAAAACCGGGGGGTTGAGCGCCCTCAGCGCGGCGGATGTGGCGTGTTTCGTTTTCCGGCTGCGTTGATCAGACCATCCCTAGGCGATACACATCTTTTTAAGTGATGCACAGTAGCGAAATTGGACAGCCGCAGACTGCGACCAGATGCGGCGCGCATCGGCAGAAACCGCACTGATGCACAGCGGCGGCGCGATTGACGCTACGCTGCAGGGGCAGGCAGCATCGGCCTGCTCTCACCAAGGCCCCAAACGGAGCATCGCCATGGAATTCTTTGCGCATTCGACCAAGCGGCAGGATCGCAGCGATTGGCAACGGCTGGCCGATCACCTACGCGCCGTCGGCGAACGCGCCGCCAGGAATGCCGCACCGTTTGGAGGCCAACTTCTGGCCGGTCTGGCCGGGCAACTGCACGACCTTGGCAAGTACACACAGAAATTTCAGGACCGGCTGGATGGTGACCCGGCCCGTGTCGACCATGCGACCTGGGGCGCTCGGATCGCCTGCAAGCGCTATGGCACCGCCGGCACCCTGCTCGCGTACGGCATCGCCGGCCATCACGCCGGATTGGCCGATGGACGAGCAGGACACGCAGCGCAGTCACGTCCTTCGCTGCACGAGCGCCTATCGGAGGACTACCGCGAACGGGAACTGCCACCGCTGCTGTCGGACTGGGAACGGGAGTTGTCACTGCCGGCCACGCTGGCGTTGCCGGACGGCTTTATTGGTCATCCGCGCCAGGAGCGTCGTCCTTTCCAGCTCACGGTCCTGACGCGGATGATCTTCTCCTGCCTGGTCGATGCCGACTTCACCGATACCGACGATTTCTATCGCCGCCTGGAAGAGCGCCAGTCACGTGCGGAGGAAACCGGCACGCGTCCGGCCCTGCCAGAATTACGACAGCGCCTTGATGCGCACCTGACCACCTTGCCCACCGAGGGCGACATCAATCCCTTGCGCGCGCAGATCCTGCGCGAAGTTCGTGCCAAGGCCGGCATGCGTCCTGGTCTGTTCTCCCTCACCGTACCCACCGGCGGCGGCAAGACGCTGGCTTCGCTGGCATTCGCGCTGGACCATGCCATCGCCCATGGGTTGCGCCGGGTGATCTATGTGATTCCGTTCACCAGCATCGTCGAACAGACCGTGCAGGTGTTTCGGCTCGCATTGGGTGTGCAGGAGCGCGACGACATCGTGCTGGAGCACCACAGCGCTTTCTTCGACGATCCGGCCAAGGCACCACAGTCCATCGACAAGCGCAGATTGGCCATGGAGACCTGGGATGCGCCGATCGTCGTCACTACCGCAGTGCAGTTCTTCGAAAGCCTGTTCGCCGATCGTCCTTCCCGCTGCCGCAAGCTGCACAACATCGCCGGCAGCGTTGTGGTTCTGGACGAAGCGCAGACCCTGCCGCACGCATTGCTGCGCCCGTGCGTGGCGCTATTGGACGAATTGGCGCGCAACTACCGGGTCAGCCCGGTGTTGTGCACCGCCACGCAACCCACGCTGCGCCTGGACCAGGGTTTCGCTGGGGGCCTGGACCACGTGCGAGAGCTGGTGGACGACCCACCGGCGCTGTATGCACGGCTACGACGCGTCCAGATGCGCCACGTCGGCACGCTCGACGACGCTGCGCTGGCTGACCACCTCCGGCAACGCGAACAGGTACTGTGCATCGTCAACAATCGTCGCCACGCCCGGCACTTGTTCGACGCGATCGCCGGCCAACCCGGTGCACGGCACCTGACGACGCTGATGCACGCGCGCCACCGCAGTGCGGTGCTGGCCGAACTGCGCGAAGACTTGAACGCAGGCCGGCCATGCAGGCTGGTCGCCACGAGCTTGATTGAAGCGGGGGTGGACGTGGACTTCCCGACCGTGCTGCGCGCCGAAGCTGGCCTGGATTCCATCGCCCAGGCTGCCGGCCGCTGCAACCGCGAAGGCCGGCGGCCGGTAGATGCCAGCGAAGTACAGGTGTTCGCGCCGGCCAATCCCGACTGGGCACCGCCAAAGGAACTGGACCTGTTTGCCGAGGTCTTCCGTGGCATCGAGCGTAGCCACCGCAACGACTTGCTGGCGATGACAGCAGTCGCCGACTATTTCGCGGCGCTCTATCGTCGCCTGGGCGATGGACGGCTCGACCGCGAGAACGTGCTCGGCCTGCTGCGCGATGCCGACATCAAGGGTTTGCCGCTGGACACCCTGGCGCGGACATTCAAGATGATCCAGACCACCATGCGACCGCTGATCGTACCGTATGCCCCCTATGCCGAAGGCTGCGACAAAGAGGTGCCCGAGGTGGCCGACATCCTGCGCCAGCTCGAACATGCAGAACACGTGGGCGTAGCCGGCGCTGCCCGTCGCCTGCAGCCGTGGCTGGTGCAGGTGCCTGAGCAGGCCTACCGCGCGCTGTGGCAGGCCAATGCCATCGCCCCGGTGGCACAGGCGCGCTATGGCGAACAGTTCGTGAGGCTGGTCAATCCAAGACTGTACGACCCGCGGTTCGGGCTGCGCTGGGACGACAGCCCGCAGTTCCTGTCAGCCGAGGCTCTGGTCCTGTGAGCTAGGCGACGCTCACTCAAATCTCAGCATCTGAGATATAAATCAGGCAGGCTAGACCGTGTCACGCCAGATAGGGGAAACAAGGATGAGCTACGGAGTGAAGCTCCACGTCTGGGGCGAACGGGCGCTGTTCACGCGCCCGGAAATGAAAGTGGAACGCGTCTCGTACGACATCATCACGCCATCGGCGGCGCGCGGCATCCTGGAGGCGATCCACTGGAAACCGGCGATTCGCTGGGTGGTGGACAGCATCCAGGTGCTCAAGCCGATTCGCTTCGAGTCGATCCGCCGCAACGAAGTGGGCGGCAAGCTGTCTGCGGCCAGCGTGAGCAAGGCGATCAAGGCCGGGCGCACCGATACGCTGGTGAGCCATGTCGAAGAGGACCGCCAACAACGCGCCGCCACGCTGCTGCGCGAAGTGGGTTACGTGATCGCCGCACACTTCGAATTAACCGACAAGGCGGGCACCGACGACAACGTCGGCAAGCACCTGGACATCTTCAACCGCCGTGCGCGGCGCGGGCAGTGCTTCCAGGCCCCGTGCCTGGGCACGCGCGAATTTCCGGCCAGCTTCGCGCTGATCGAGGACGACGCGGCGATGCCGGCTACCGATGCAATGCTGGCCGGCGAACGCGACCTGGGCTGGATGCTGCACGACATCGACTTCGCCGACGGCATGACTCCGCGCTTCTTCCGCGCTCGCATGGTCGATGGCCGGGTCGAGGTGCCAGCGCCGGAAAACGGCGGGGTGCGCGCATGATCCTGTCCGCACTTGCCGACTACTACCAACGGCTGCTGGACGACCCCGCATCGGGCATCGCCGCACCCGGCTACAGCCAGGAGAAGATCGGCTACGCCATCGTGCTGGACGGCGATGGCCGCGTTGTGGCCGTGGAGGACGAACATGACTACGACAGCAAGAAGCGGATGGCCAAGGCGCTGAGCGTGCCACAGCCGGAGAAACGCACCGTGGCGGTCAAGTCCAATTTTCTTTGGGACAAGACCAGCTACGCGCTCGGCGTCAGCGCCAGCAGCAAGCGCAGCGCGCAGGAACACGCTGCGTTCAAGACCTTGCACCAGCAGGCGCTGGGTAGCAGCGAAGACCCCGGCCTGCGTGCGCTATTGACGTTCCTCGACACCTGGTCGCCCGCGCAATTCGCCGATCACTCAGAGTTCGCCCGGCACGGCGAGGCGCTATTGGATACCAACCTGGTGTTCCGCCTGGAGGGTGACACCGGCTATCTGCATCAGCGCGCCGCGGCGCGCGCGGCATGGGAGCGACTGCAAGGCCAAGGCACCGACGGCGTATCCGGCATGTGCCTGGTCAGCGGCGTACGCGCGCCGTTGGCGCGGTTGCATCCGGCGGTCAAGGGCGTCAACGGAGCACAAAGTTCCGGCGCATCGCTTGTTTCGTTCAATCTCGATGCGTTCACCTCCTATGGCAAGAGTCAGGGCGAGAACGCCCCGATCTCCGAACAGGCAACCTTCGCCTACACCACTGCGCTCAATCACTTGCTGCGTCGCGACCCGCGCAACCGGCAGCGGCTACAGATCGGCGACACCACAGTGGTGTTCTGGGCGCAGGCCAGGACGACCGCGCAGGCAGAGGGCGCGGAAGATCTGATCGCCGATTTCCTGCGCGGCGGTGAGACGGAAGACCCTGGCATCATCGACGGCCAGGCCACCCAGCGCCTGCACCTGGCACTGGAGCAGGTGCGACAGGCGCGTCCACTACGCGAAATGGACGACGCACTGGACGACGAGGCCCGCATCTTCGTGCTGGGCCTGGCCCCCAACGCCTCGCGCCTGTCGATCCGCTTCTGGGAAACGCAGACGCTGGCCGGCTTTGCCGCACGGCTGGCTGCCCACTATCAGGACCTCAAGCTCGAACCGCCAGCCTGGAAACGCGCGCCGACGCCGCAGTTTCTCGCCCTGCAGACAGCGCCGGTCTACGGCGAGCACGGCAAGCCCAAGGCCGAGGACGTCTCGCCGCTGCTGGCCGGCGAGCTGACCCGCGCCATCCTCGCCGGCACGCGCTATCCGCTTAGCTTGCTGAGCGCCATCGTCATGCGCTTCCGCGCCGATGGGCAGGTCAACCCGCTGCGCGTGGCCTTGTGCCGGGCCGTACTGGCACGCGAGGCACGCCTGGACACGCAACAAGGACTGTCATCCACCAAGGGAGAGCCCCCCGTGAGTCTCGATACCGCCAATACCGACCCCGGCTACTTGCTGGGCCGGCTGTTCTCATCGCTGGAAAACCTGCAACGCGCCGCACTGGGCGGGCAGGTCAACGCCACCATCCGCGACCGTTACTACGGCGCCGCCTCTGCAACCCCGGCCAGCGTCTTCCCGGTGCTGTTGCGCAATGCGCAGAACCACTTCGGCAAGCTGCGCAAGGACAAGGCTGGCCTGGCGGTGAACCTGGAAAAGGAAGTCGGCCAGATCATCGACGCACTTCCCGCCAGTTTCCCGCGCAGCCTGCCCATCCATGAGCAAGGCCGTTTCGCCATCGGCTACTACCACCAGACCCAGGCGCGCTTCGCCCGCAACAACGGCCAGGACGCCCCCGACACCGCTTCCGAAGGAGAACCCGCATGAGCGCCATCGCCCACCGCTATGAATTCGTCTATCTATTCGACGTGACCAACGGCAACCCCAATGGCGACCCCGACGCCGGCAACCTGCCGCGGCTGGACCCGGAAACCAACCGCGGCCTGGTCACCGACGTGGCCCTCAAGCGCAAGATCCGCAACTACGTGGCGCTGGAGAAAGACAACGCGCCGGGTTACACGATCTACATGCAGGAGAAATCAGTACTGAACAACCAGCACAAGCAGGCCTACACCGCCCTTGGCATCGAGCATGAAGCCAAGAAGCTGCCCAAGGACGGCGACAAGGCGCGCGAATTGACCGCATGGATGTGTGAAAACTTCTTCGACGTGCGCACCTTCGGCGCAGTGATGACCACCGAGGTCAATACCGGCCAGGTACGTGGCCCGGTGCAACTGGCCTTCGCCACCTCGGTCGAACCGGTGTTGCCACTGGAAGTGTCGATTACCCGCGTGGCGGTGACCAACGAGAAAGACCTGGAGAAGGAGCGCACCATGGGCCGCAAGCATATTCTGCCCTACGGCCTGTATCGCGCACATGGCTTTGTGTCGGCCAAGCTGGCCGAGCGCACCGGTTTCTCCGAGGAAGACCTGCAACTGCTGTGGCGCGCATTGACCAATTTATTCGAGCACGACCGCTCCGCCGCACGCGGCGAGATGGCTGCACGCAAACTGATCG
The window above is part of the Xanthomonas cassavae CFBP 4642 genome. Proteins encoded here:
- the cas7c gene encoding type I-C CRISPR-associated protein Cas7/Csd2, producing MSAIAHRYEFVYLFDVTNGNPNGDPDAGNLPRLDPETNRGLVTDVALKRKIRNYVALEKDNAPGYTIYMQEKSVLNNQHKQAYTALGIEHEAKKLPKDGDKARELTAWMCENFFDVRTFGAVMTTEVNTGQVRGPVQLAFATSVEPVLPLEVSITRVAVTNEKDLEKERTMGRKHILPYGLYRAHGFVSAKLAERTGFSEEDLQLLWRALTNLFEHDRSAARGEMAARKLIVFEHEHPMGNAPAHVLFDKVKVERIDHADQGPARSFSDYRVMIDGGLPAGVSVTELF
- the cas8c gene encoding type I-C CRISPR-associated protein Cas8c/Csd1, which translates into the protein MILSALADYYQRLLDDPASGIAAPGYSQEKIGYAIVLDGDGRVVAVEDEHDYDSKKRMAKALSVPQPEKRTVAVKSNFLWDKTSYALGVSASSKRSAQEHAAFKTLHQQALGSSEDPGLRALLTFLDTWSPAQFADHSEFARHGEALLDTNLVFRLEGDTGYLHQRAAARAAWERLQGQGTDGVSGMCLVSGVRAPLARLHPAVKGVNGAQSSGASLVSFNLDAFTSYGKSQGENAPISEQATFAYTTALNHLLRRDPRNRQRLQIGDTTVVFWAQARTTAQAEGAEDLIADFLRGGETEDPGIIDGQATQRLHLALEQVRQARPLREMDDALDDEARIFVLGLAPNASRLSIRFWETQTLAGFAARLAAHYQDLKLEPPAWKRAPTPQFLALQTAPVYGEHGKPKAEDVSPLLAGELTRAILAGTRYPLSLLSAIVMRFRADGQVNPLRVALCRAVLAREARLDTQQGLSSTKGEPPVSLDTANTDPGYLLGRLFSSLENLQRAALGGQVNATIRDRYYGAASATPASVFPVLLRNAQNHFGKLRKDKAGLAVNLEKEVGQIIDALPASFPRSLPIHEQGRFAIGYYHQTQARFARNNGQDAPDTASEGEPA
- the cas5c gene encoding type I-C CRISPR-associated protein Cas5c; translated protein: MSYGVKLHVWGERALFTRPEMKVERVSYDIITPSAARGILEAIHWKPAIRWVVDSIQVLKPIRFESIRRNEVGGKLSAASVSKAIKAGRTDTLVSHVEEDRQQRAATLLREVGYVIAAHFELTDKAGTDDNVGKHLDIFNRRARRGQCFQAPCLGTREFPASFALIEDDAAMPATDAMLAGERDLGWMLHDIDFADGMTPRFFRARMVDGRVEVPAPENGGVRA
- a CDS encoding CRISPR-associated endonuclease Cas3''; this translates as MEFFAHSTKRQDRSDWQRLADHLRAVGERAARNAAPFGGQLLAGLAGQLHDLGKYTQKFQDRLDGDPARVDHATWGARIACKRYGTAGTLLAYGIAGHHAGLADGRAGHAAQSRPSLHERLSEDYRERELPPLLSDWERELSLPATLALPDGFIGHPRQERRPFQLTVLTRMIFSCLVDADFTDTDDFYRRLEERQSRAEETGTRPALPELRQRLDAHLTTLPTEGDINPLRAQILREVRAKAGMRPGLFSLTVPTGGGKTLASLAFALDHAIAHGLRRVIYVIPFTSIVEQTVQVFRLALGVQERDDIVLEHHSAFFDDPAKAPQSIDKRRLAMETWDAPIVVTTAVQFFESLFADRPSRCRKLHNIAGSVVVLDEAQTLPHALLRPCVALLDELARNYRVSPVLCTATQPTLRLDQGFAGGLDHVRELVDDPPALYARLRRVQMRHVGTLDDAALADHLRQREQVLCIVNNRRHARHLFDAIAGQPGARHLTTLMHARHRSAVLAELREDLNAGRPCRLVATSLIEAGVDVDFPTVLRAEAGLDSIAQAAGRCNREGRRPVDASEVQVFAPANPDWAPPKELDLFAEVFRGIERSHRNDLLAMTAVADYFAALYRRLGDGRLDRENVLGLLRDADIKGLPLDTLARTFKMIQTTMRPLIVPYAPYAEGCDKEVPEVADILRQLEHAEHVGVAGAARRLQPWLVQVPEQAYRALWQANAIAPVAQARYGEQFVRLVNPRLYDPRFGLRWDDSPQFLSAEALVL